In Flagellatimonas centrodinii, a single window of DNA contains:
- a CDS encoding PilN domain-containing protein → MATRINLLDWRAERRAQRKQQFLTLLALGAFAAAAVGAAGYFISSGAVDHQKARNNYLKQQITEIDQKIKEIQDLERTKENLLARMRVIESLQSSRSATVHFFDEVVNTLPEGITLTGLRQQGTQVTIDGVAESNGRVSAYMKNLDASPWFADPRLVVIKTGEGGRSSRASQFTLQVKSLTKAANTADEEGAE, encoded by the coding sequence GTGGCAACACGGATCAACCTGCTCGACTGGCGCGCTGAACGGCGCGCCCAGCGCAAGCAGCAGTTCCTCACCCTGTTGGCTCTCGGTGCATTTGCCGCGGCTGCAGTCGGCGCGGCCGGCTACTTCATCTCCAGTGGTGCGGTCGACCACCAGAAAGCGCGCAACAACTACCTCAAACAGCAGATCACCGAGATCGATCAGAAGATCAAGGAGATCCAGGATCTCGAGCGCACCAAGGAAAACCTGCTGGCCCGGATGCGGGTGATCGAGTCACTGCAATCCAGTCGCTCTGCGACCGTCCATTTCTTCGACGAGGTGGTGAATACCCTGCCCGAGGGCATCACCCTGACCGGGCTGCGCCAGCAGGGCACGCAGGTGACCATCGACGGGGTCGCAGAATCCAACGGGCGGGTATCCGCCTACATGAAGAATCTCGATGCGTCGCCGTGGTTCGCCGATCCGCGATTGGTGGTGATCAAGACCGGTGAAGGAGGGCGCAGCAGCCGGGCGAGCCAGTTCACCCTGCAGGTGAAGAGCCTGACCAAGGCGGCGAACACGGCCGACGAGGAGGGCGCGGAATGA
- a CDS encoding type 4a pilus biogenesis protein PilO produces MKSAQDIFEELQSLDPQNPGAWPLYARIGAIVILAAAIITASWFFLVKPQLEQLKVEQATEAKLRTEFETKQRKVANLDAYKDQLAEMERSFGSMLRQLPSKTEVANLLNDISQTRVASSLEEELFRPAGEVPKDFYAELPNQIVVIGSYHEMGEFVSGIAALPRIVTIENVDIKPADAGRRGASITSGNLRMQAIAKTYRYLDDEEIAEQEAAKRPAKRGRR; encoded by the coding sequence ATGAAGAGCGCGCAAGACATCTTCGAGGAACTGCAGTCCCTCGACCCGCAGAATCCCGGCGCCTGGCCGCTGTATGCGCGGATCGGTGCCATCGTCATTCTCGCCGCCGCCATCATCACCGCCAGTTGGTTTTTCCTGGTGAAGCCGCAGCTCGAACAGTTGAAGGTCGAGCAGGCTACCGAGGCAAAGCTGCGCACCGAATTTGAAACCAAGCAGCGCAAGGTCGCCAACCTCGACGCTTACAAGGACCAGTTGGCCGAAATGGAGCGCTCCTTTGGCTCCATGCTGCGGCAGCTGCCCAGCAAGACAGAGGTGGCCAACCTGCTGAACGACATTTCGCAGACACGCGTCGCCTCCAGTCTGGAGGAGGAGCTGTTCCGGCCGGCTGGCGAAGTGCCGAAGGACTTCTATGCGGAGCTGCCGAATCAGATCGTGGTGATCGGCTCGTACCATGAGATGGGCGAGTTCGTCAGCGGCATCGCCGCGCTGCCCCGCATCGTCACCATTGAAAACGTCGACATCAAGCCGGCCGACGCCGGACGTCGCGGCGCCAGCATTACCTCCGGCAACCTGCGGATGCAGGCGATCGCCAAGACCTATCGGTATCTCGACGACGAGGAAATTGCCGAGCAGGAAGCGGCCAAACGGCCGGCCAAGCGGGGGCGTCGCTGA